AACTCTAACGAAATGGAGGTAACCATCATGGAGAACACTTTCCCCAAGCCTACAATATCTAGCGTTACGCCAAGTGAAGTTGTGTCTGGAGATATTATCGAGATTACTGGCTCAAACTTTATGAAATCAGGTAATACCGTACGGTTGGCAACATCTGGCTATCCTGCTCTTAACTATGTACTAACACCTGTAGAGGAGAGCGAAACACGCTTACGTTTTAGCACAGCAGGTATAAGTAAGCCTGCAAGCTTCGACTTATACGTAAAATCGAACGGAAAGGAAGAAAAGTATACAGCAAAGGTAAAGCTTACCTTAAAACCTGCTGTAATTGCAAGCGTATCGCCTCTAAAAGTAAAGGCTGGAGAAACGATCACCATCACTGGCGAAAACTTTAACAAGGAGACGTTGAGCATGGTGCTTATAGATAACGGCGCGCATGCTATTACCTATGTTGATGACAAGCATGTTACCATTAAGGCTAGTACCGATTTAAAGCCAGGTAAATATCTTTTAGAGATTAAGATAGGAGCAACAGCACCATCAGGCGGTCCTACCTTCAAGGTTATCTATTCTACCCAGGTAGAAATAATAGCCTAAGGGTATTATTTAACGAGTTCATCCCTGTTTAGCATATTGTTATATCTATAATTAAAAGTCTTCTTAAACATATACCAAAAGAAACGAGGTTGTCTATTTTTAGGCAACCTCTTTCTTTATTAGAGCCTGTATCTGAACGAATGCTGCCACCTGCGTTATATCTTATTTGTTGCTTACGGCCTTTGCTAAGGCCTACAATTAGAGGAATCGTTCTTGTTTTTGAATGTATATATATGATTTTATTTGGATTTTACACATTGAAATGTGGCGTATTTATTTTAGAATTATTGTGAATTATCTTTCCTGTTAATAATCAAATCTACATCTAAAATACGGCTGGTTCCGTTCGTTTTAAAGGTCTGATATGGTGCTTTAAATTAACATATGTTTAATAAAGCGCCCTTGTTCTGTGGCGATTGACCGTCTGTGGAATTTTTGCCTTGTTTTTTGGGAGTAAATTTGCTAAATATCAGAAAAAGTGAATTGTATGTATTAGTATATGTTAACATATGTCTTTTTATTGACCTTGAGATGGTTCATTCTTTATAGGTTTTGTTCCATTTGATATAAAGGATGAAGCATTCTTTACAGGTTTTGTTCCATCCTTTATAAAGAATGCTCCATTCTTTACAGGTTTTGTCGCATTTTTTGGATGTTTTACTCTATTTTGCTAATGTGCATACCTGTTTTTGGGCTATTTTGGAGCATTTGGTATAAGAAATGCTTCATCCTTTACACCGAATGCTCCATCCTAGATCTAGGATGAAGCATCTAGTATATAATTTACTTCATAATTTATACGATTTGTAGTATAGTATACATGTTTTTTTACATCTACGTTCTTGTTTCGGGCGATGGAGTTACAAACCGTAATAATTAGGGCAAACTCTGCAACGTTTTTGGTAAAAAAAAATCAATAAACGGTAAATTTATTTATAATATATGGCGATATTTTGTTTAAATATTTATTTTAAAATAAACTGAAGTAGGTTTAATTAAATGTTTGCTAATATTTAGTTGAGAATAACGCAGTCTGAAAGGCCCTTTGCCCGTTAAGCGTTGCCTTGCTAAGCTTTCGGAAATGCGCTTATTGCGGCTGCCGTATAGGATAAGTTTTTAAAACGTAAGCCGATAGCTAGGATTTCTATTTAACAGGTAGAGGAATGTTTGAAGCCGATGTAACGAGAGGCAAATCTGCCGTTGTAAGGTTGTGGTCGTAGGTTATAAGCTACCTGACGATATGCGCTATTTTAGTGGGTGTTGTGCTGCATTTTATATGTAGTTGCTTACAGTTGTTTGCACATCGTTCTTAGGTTGTTTTATAGAAGAAGAGCTAATGTTTGGGATTGTTTGGTATATTTATGCTGCTACTCATGTTGTCAAATATAACCGAACATTTATGGAAAATGAAAAGGATAGGCTGTCAATTCTGAAGTATCGGCTTGAGATTTTGGAACAGAAGCATGCCGCCTATGGGAAAGAAATTGCTGAGCTGAGGGAGGCTCTTGGCAGTGCAATGAGGCAGGAGCCTTGCGGCTCTCAGCAGAACGCGCGCGTCTCATCTGTAACAAGGGATACACCTGATTGCGTAGGCGTGGAGGCGAATGCTGTATCCTATAGGGATTCCTCTACTAAACAACGAGCCACCTCGTCTTTTCCCCGAGTTCGCATAAATATTGAGCGGTTTATAGGCGAAAATCTCATCAGTAAGTTAGGTATTGCCATTCTAATTATCGGAGTTGCCATTGGGGTAAAATATGCGTTCGATTACCAGCTTATTAGTCCCGTTGTGCGGGTTGTGCTTGGGTATCTTGTAGGAGTTGCTTTAACGGGGTTGGCTTTCTGGCTAAAAAAGAAGTATGCCGGATTTAGCGCGGTGCTGCATAGCGGTGCTATGGCCATAATGTACTTTATAACGTTTACCGCCTGTAGCTTTTACGGTATCTTTTCTCAGGAGGTGGCATTCTGCTTAATGGTTTTCTTTACGATCTTTACGGTTCTTTCGGCCATTTCATACAACTTGCAGGTGGTTGCTCTTATCGGAATGGTTGGGGCCTATGCCGTTCCGTTTTTATTGAGCGACGGTTCTGGAAATCCCGCTGTGATGTTTGGCTATATGGCGATCATAAATGCGGGGATTTTATTCCTTGCATTCAAGCGTAGCTGGAGGCTGCTTAACTATGCCTCTTTTCTGCTAACTTGGATTATTTACGGGCTCTGGTTGGGGTTTGGATACCAGTACGATCGGCATTTTATGCTTGGGTGTACTTTTGCTTCCATCTTCTTTGTAATATTCTATTTTACGTTTTTGGCCTATCGGTTTATTCAAAATGATAGGTTTGATGTTTGGTCTGTTTCCTTGCTGTTGGCAAACTCCTTCTTGTTTTATGGGTTTGGATATGCTTTGCTAGATAGTAGCAATAGGGGAGTGCTCTATCTTGGTGCGTTTACGTTGGTTAATGCGGCCATTCACTTTGTGGTGGGTGCTATTCTTTATTTCCGTAAGCTGGCAGATCGCAGCCTTTTTTACCTTGTGATGGGGTTAGTTTTGGTATTTATCACGATAGCCATTCCTGTGCAGCTTTCAGGCTCGTGGGTAACGTTGCTGTGGGCTGGCGAGGCTGCTCTTTTATTTTGGATAGGGCGTAAGCTCAAGGTCGGATACTACGAGCTGCTTTCGTATGTGCTTATGGTCATGTCTTTCCTGAGCCTCATTTTCGATTGGCAGGTTTACTTTTATGAAACAGAAGCAGCGATGGCCACGAAGCGTTTTGTACCGTTATTTAATGTGGGATTTTTATCTTCTTCGGTATACGTCGCGCTATTTGGATTTATAGGGTATGTGGCTTTTAAGAATAGAAGTGCGCTGTTG
This is a stretch of genomic DNA from Alistipes sp. ZOR0009. It encodes these proteins:
- a CDS encoding IPT/TIG domain-containing protein, with the translated sequence MKSGNTVRLATSGYPALNYVLTPVEESETRLRFSTAGISKPASFDLYVKSNGKEEKYTAKVKLTLKPAVIASVSPLKVKAGETITITGENFNKETLSMVLIDNGAHAITYVDDKHVTIKASTDLKPGKYLLEIKIGATAPSGGPTFKVIYSTQVEIIA
- a CDS encoding DUF2339 domain-containing protein; this encodes MENEKDRLSILKYRLEILEQKHAAYGKEIAELREALGSAMRQEPCGSQQNARVSSVTRDTPDCVGVEANAVSYRDSSTKQRATSSFPRVRINIERFIGENLISKLGIAILIIGVAIGVKYAFDYQLISPVVRVVLGYLVGVALTGLAFWLKKKYAGFSAVLHSGAMAIMYFITFTACSFYGIFSQEVAFCLMVFFTIFTVLSAISYNLQVVALIGMVGAYAVPFLLSDGSGNPAVMFGYMAIINAGILFLAFKRSWRLLNYASFLLTWIIYGLWLGFGYQYDRHFMLGCTFASIFFVIFYFTFLAYRFIQNDRFDVWSVSLLLANSFLFYGFGYALLDSSNRGVLYLGAFTLVNAAIHFVVGAILYFRKLADRSLFYLVMGLVLVFITIAIPVQLSGSWVTLLWAGEAALLFWIGRKLKVGYYELLSYVLMVMSFLSLIFDWQVYFYETEAAMATKRFVPLFNVGFLSSSVYVALFGFIGYVAFKNRSALLQDRYSQLVKLMGWGIAAIFLLAAYYSVRLEIALYWQQEFNVRMAYLMKLPVHLHATQFGTDCVDFRIVYISLYSMLFLSLISIANMRWAKNPAFAKLNLGVSLAALLIFLIHALLHISNLRDSYQAQQVVFAGSAPLMNLGIRYVAFLFVLLLLGVSYYTIRKVLIKEEFYGIFTIIAHVTTLWIGSSELIHWLYILDFSNEYRFGLSILWGLYALLLIVLGIWQKRKYLRVASMILLGVTLVKLFFYDLLLLDSLSKTLVLICLGVILLAVSFLYNKYKNVIFEDDGQS